From a single Sphingosinicellaceae bacterium genomic region:
- a CDS encoding phosphatase PAP2 family protein, whose protein sequence is MADPVAKIEAADIAVAKATAPVEETLVGRLVGKLGALGDQPPLRMLCGGIIVAGAWRGDSRLAGTGLRMLAAHTLATGIKTLVKSQVDRTRPSLLVEDGEYEAHPGDSDDHDRTSFPSGHTAGVVAVATVFARAYPEHAGEALATAGFLSLVQVPRRAHFVSDVAAGAVVGLVGAAVVGLLPSPLGGEGQAASSQPG, encoded by the coding sequence ATGGCCGATCCGGTAGCAAAGATCGAGGCGGCGGACATCGCCGTCGCCAAAGCGACCGCACCGGTCGAGGAGACCCTTGTCGGCCGGCTGGTCGGCAAGCTCGGCGCGCTCGGCGACCAGCCGCCGCTGCGGATGCTGTGCGGCGGCATCATCGTCGCGGGCGCGTGGCGCGGCGACTCGCGGCTGGCGGGCACGGGCTTGCGGATGCTGGCGGCGCACACGCTCGCGACCGGGATCAAGACGCTGGTCAAGTCGCAGGTCGACCGCACGCGGCCGTCGCTGCTGGTCGAGGATGGAGAATACGAGGCGCATCCCGGCGACAGCGACGACCACGACCGGACCTCGTTTCCGTCGGGGCATACGGCCGGGGTGGTGGCGGTCGCGACGGTGTTTGCGCGGGCTTATCCGGAGCACGCAGGCGAGGCGCTCGCCACCGCCGGCTTCCTGTCGCTGGTCCAGGTGCCGCGCCGGGCGCATTTCGTCTCCGATGTCGCGGCGGGCGCGGTGGTCGGGCTGGTCGGGGCGGCGGTGGTCGGCCTTCTACCCTCCCCCCTCGGGGGGGAGGGACAGGCTGCGTCTTCGCAGCCAGGGTGA
- a CDS encoding MBL fold metallo-hydrolase: MTNSPLPRSPTPPPAATPAKAVPPLQAVIVPVTPLQQNCTLMWCTKTMRGAFVDPGGDLDRLLAVADKQGVTIEKLLITHGHIDHCGMAGVLAEQLDVPIEGPHPDDKFWIDSNPESGLKYGMVGATAFTPDRWLGQGDTVTVGELVLDVHHCPGHTPGHVIFHHAPSNLAIVGDVLFQGSIGRTDFPKGNHADLIHAITTRLWPLGGQTAFIPGHGAMSTFAAERRSNAYVADAVLARG; encoded by the coding sequence ATGACCAACTCGCCTCTGCCCCGCTCCCCGACGCCCCCGCCCGCCGCGACGCCCGCGAAAGCCGTGCCGCCGCTGCAGGCCGTGATCGTGCCGGTGACTCCGCTCCAGCAGAACTGCACCCTGATGTGGTGCACGAAGACGATGCGCGGTGCCTTCGTCGATCCGGGTGGCGACCTCGACCGGCTGCTGGCGGTCGCGGACAAGCAGGGCGTGACGATCGAGAAACTGCTGATCACCCACGGCCATATCGACCATTGCGGCATGGCGGGCGTGCTGGCGGAGCAGCTCGACGTGCCGATCGAGGGGCCGCACCCCGACGACAAGTTCTGGATCGACTCGAACCCGGAGAGCGGCCTCAAGTACGGCATGGTCGGCGCGACCGCGTTCACGCCCGACCGCTGGCTGGGGCAGGGCGACACGGTGACGGTCGGCGAGCTGGTTCTCGACGTCCACCACTGCCCGGGCCACACGCCGGGGCACGTCATCTTCCACCACGCGCCGTCGAACCTCGCGATCGTCGGCGACGTGCTGTTCCAGGGCTCGATCGGGCGCACCGACTTCCCCAAGGGCAACCATGCCGACCTGATCCACGCGATCACGACGCGCCTGTGGCCGCTCGGCGGGCAGACCGCCTTCATCCCGGGGCATGGCGCGATGTCGACCTTCGCGGCCGAGCGGCGGTCGAACGCCTATGTCGCGGACGCGGTGCTCGCGCGGGGCTAG
- a CDS encoding SDR family NAD(P)-dependent oxidoreductase, translating to MQLKPLHDQVVVITGASSGIGLATAEAASARGARLVLVARNGDALAEIAARLNAQGGQVEVVVADIADDSTPERIADAALARFGRVDSWVNNAAAATYGTLAETPEEDHRRVFDVGYFGTVRASLRALEVLKERGGALVNVGSILANRAMMLQGPYSAMKHALKGFTDALRSEVLEARLPVSITLIKPGSMATPYPEHARNRMERPARIPPIEYDPRLVARAILFCLEHPRREITVGGVGRFIELFGNAFPGLTDLGIALIGRGSQQIDQPPAPEVADNLYEHRADGRIETVQDVYVRRTSLALEAQIRPLQAVAAVGAGLLAAALLASPRRR from the coding sequence ATGCAGCTTAAGCCACTCCACGATCAGGTCGTCGTCATCACCGGCGCGTCGAGCGGCATCGGGCTCGCCACCGCCGAGGCCGCGTCGGCACGGGGCGCGCGGCTGGTGCTGGTGGCACGCAACGGCGACGCGCTGGCCGAGATCGCCGCCCGGCTCAACGCGCAGGGCGGGCAGGTCGAGGTCGTCGTCGCCGACATTGCGGACGACAGCACCCCCGAACGTATCGCGGACGCCGCTCTGGCCCGCTTCGGGCGCGTCGACTCCTGGGTCAACAACGCCGCCGCCGCGACCTACGGGACGCTCGCCGAGACGCCGGAGGAGGACCACCGGCGGGTCTTCGACGTCGGCTATTTCGGCACCGTCCGCGCCTCGCTCCGCGCGTTGGAAGTCCTCAAGGAGCGCGGCGGCGCGCTGGTGAACGTCGGCTCGATCCTGGCGAACCGCGCGATGATGTTGCAGGGGCCGTACAGCGCCATGAAGCATGCGTTGAAGGGCTTCACCGATGCCCTGCGCAGCGAGGTGCTGGAGGCCCGGCTGCCGGTGTCGATCACCCTGATCAAGCCGGGCTCCATGGCGACGCCGTACCCGGAGCATGCCCGCAACCGCATGGAGCGACCGGCACGGATCCCGCCGATCGAGTACGACCCGCGGCTGGTCGCGCGGGCGATCCTGTTCTGCCTCGAGCACCCGCGCCGCGAGATCACCGTCGGCGGGGTCGGGCGCTTCATCGAACTGTTCGGCAACGCCTTCCCGGGCCTCACCGACCTCGGCATCGCGCTGATCGGCCGCGGCTCGCAGCAGATCGACCAGCCGCCGGCGCCGGAGGTCGCGGACAACCTCTACGAACACCGCGCCGACGGACGCATCGAGACCGTGCAGGACGTCTACGTACGCCGCACCAGCTTGGCGCTGGAGGCGCAGATCCGGCCCCTGCAGGCGGTCGCGGCCGTGGGTGCCGGGCTGCTCGCTGCGGCCTTGCTGGCGAGCCCGCGGCGGCGCTAG
- the plsX gene encoding phosphate acyltransferase PlsX, translating into MNENPVIALDAMGGDGGPAAVVAAAEIARERYPKLTFRIYGQEAAIRAALATAPRVAAEATVIHTDTQVLGTDKPSQVIRRGRGTSMGLAIDAVKAGEAHAIVSAGNTGALMSMAYLSLRTMEGIDRPALAALLPTLKNDSVVLDLGANTECDAENLVQFAVMGAAFARTVLGLERPRVALLNIGEEELKGTDELKEAAALLRAVELPMSFLGFVEGDKIGQGNVDVIVTDGFSGNIALKSVEGTGKLVTGLLAEAFKTSWLTRLGYLLSRGALRALRAHLDPNAHNGAVMLGLNGLVVKSHGSATVRGIAHAIGVTHDLIVADVQRKISDDLANFRAHRPAKLDLEDAAK; encoded by the coding sequence GTGAACGAAAACCCCGTCATCGCACTCGACGCCATGGGCGGGGACGGCGGACCGGCAGCGGTCGTCGCCGCCGCCGAGATCGCGCGCGAGCGTTATCCGAAGCTGACCTTCCGCATCTACGGGCAGGAAGCCGCGATTCGTGCCGCGCTGGCGACGGCACCGCGCGTCGCCGCCGAAGCGACCGTCATCCACACCGATACGCAGGTGCTCGGCACCGACAAACCCAGCCAGGTCATCCGGCGCGGGCGCGGCACCTCGATGGGGCTCGCGATCGACGCGGTGAAGGCCGGCGAGGCGCACGCCATCGTGTCGGCCGGCAACACCGGCGCGCTGATGTCGATGGCGTATCTGTCGCTGCGCACCATGGAGGGCATCGACCGGCCGGCGCTGGCGGCGCTGCTGCCGACCCTCAAGAACGATTCGGTCGTGCTCGACCTCGGCGCCAACACCGAGTGCGACGCCGAGAACCTCGTCCAGTTCGCGGTCATGGGCGCTGCCTTCGCGCGCACCGTGCTCGGGCTCGAGCGGCCACGTGTCGCGCTGCTCAACATCGGCGAGGAGGAGCTCAAGGGCACCGACGAGCTGAAGGAAGCGGCTGCACTGCTCCGCGCCGTGGAGTTGCCGATGTCGTTCCTCGGCTTCGTCGAGGGCGACAAGATCGGCCAGGGCAATGTCGACGTCATCGTCACCGACGGCTTCTCGGGCAACATCGCGCTGAAGTCGGTCGAGGGCACCGGCAAATTGGTCACCGGGCTGCTGGCGGAGGCGTTCAAGACCTCGTGGCTGACGCGGCTCGGCTACCTGCTTTCCCGCGGCGCCCTTCGGGCTCTCCGCGCGCACCTCGATCCGAACGCGCATAACGGCGCGGTCATGCTCGGGCTCAACGGCCTCGTCGTGAAAAGTCACGGCAGCGCCACGGTGCGCGGCATCGCCCACGCCATCGGGGTCACCCACGACCTCATCGTCGCCGACGTCCAGCGCAAGATCTCGGACGACCTCGCCAACTTCCGCGCCCATCGCCCGGCCAAGCTCGACCTCGAGGACGCTGCCAAGTGA
- a CDS encoding CsbD family protein: protein MDEDRIDGALKNVGGKIKEGFGKLTGDTKTEAEGKAEQVAGKAQNTWGGAKDAVRDATDTRDDKI, encoded by the coding sequence ATGGACGAAGATCGCATCGACGGCGCGCTGAAGAATGTCGGCGGCAAGATCAAGGAAGGCTTTGGCAAGCTGACCGGCGATACCAAGACCGAAGCCGAAGGCAAGGCCGAACAGGTTGCGGGCAAGGCCCAGAACACCTGGGGCGGTGCCAAGGACGCGGTCCGCGACGCCACCGACACGCGCGACGACAAGATCTAG
- a CDS encoding integration host factor subunit alpha, whose translation MAKAEVAASAAKKPGSLTRADLCEAVHREIGLSRAESSTLVEQVLDHVCGTLVGGDNVKISSFGSFVLRNKGQRIGRNPKTGEEVPIEPRTVLTFRPSQLLRERINAG comes from the coding sequence ATGGCGAAAGCAGAAGTTGCGGCGAGTGCGGCGAAGAAGCCGGGCTCGCTGACGCGTGCGGATTTGTGCGAGGCGGTGCACCGCGAGATTGGCCTGTCGCGAGCCGAATCCTCGACGCTGGTGGAGCAGGTGCTCGATCACGTCTGCGGCACCCTGGTTGGCGGCGACAACGTCAAGATCTCGTCGTTCGGCAGCTTCGTGCTGCGGAACAAGGGCCAGCGCATCGGGCGCAACCCCAAGACCGGTGAAGAAGTCCCGATCGAGCCGCGCACCGTGCTGACCTTCCGGCCGAGCCAGCTGCTCCGCGAGCGCATCAACGCCGGATGA
- a CDS encoding ParA family protein, with the protein MKSVAVFSVKGGVGKTAIAVNLAYAAATQSARRTLLWDLDAQGAATYVLKLAPKGGAVARKLFGRDPELAALIQPSAWAGLDVLAADKSLRSLEGQLAGDDKAKRLRKMLKDLGDDYDRIIIDCPPGLGALSEQVFRAVDLLVVPMLPSPLSVRATEQLTEHLQRQHDGKPDVVPVFSMVDSRRALHRALVEASPGQAAIPYASAVEGMAVHRSPIAARTPSAPAARAFTALWAEVERRLLSQG; encoded by the coding sequence ATGAAGTCGGTCGCGGTCTTCAGCGTCAAGGGCGGGGTCGGCAAGACCGCGATCGCGGTCAACCTGGCCTATGCAGCCGCGACCCAGAGCGCGCGCCGGACGCTGCTGTGGGATCTCGATGCGCAGGGCGCCGCGACCTACGTGCTCAAGCTCGCGCCCAAGGGCGGGGCGGTGGCGCGCAAGCTGTTCGGGCGCGATCCGGAACTCGCGGCCCTGATCCAGCCGAGCGCCTGGGCCGGTCTCGACGTGCTGGCAGCGGACAAGTCGCTGCGCAGCCTGGAGGGCCAGCTCGCCGGCGACGACAAGGCCAAGCGCCTGCGCAAGATGCTCAAGGACCTGGGCGACGACTACGACCGGATCATCATCGACTGCCCGCCCGGGCTCGGCGCGCTGTCGGAGCAGGTTTTCCGCGCCGTCGACCTGCTCGTCGTGCCGATGCTGCCGTCGCCGCTGTCGGTGCGCGCCACCGAGCAGCTGACCGAGCACCTCCAGCGCCAGCACGACGGCAAGCCCGATGTCGTGCCGGTGTTCTCGATGGTCGACAGCCGCCGGGCGCTGCATCGTGCGTTGGTCGAGGCATCGCCGGGGCAGGCGGCGATCCCCTACGCCAGCGCGGTCGAGGGCATGGCGGTCCACCGCTCGCCGATCGCGGCGCGAACTCCGTCGGCACCGGCCGCGCGGGCGTTTACGGCGCTTTGGGCCGAGGTCGAGCGACGGTTGTTGTCGCAGGGCTGA
- a CDS encoding MerR family transcriptional regulator: MSDDDRPIPTTATKPPSGKSLATKSSAAFRTIGEVAEELGVAQHVLRFWETRFPQVQPLKRGGNRRYYRPTDVELLRDIHRKLHAEGYTIKGVQKLLSERGGKGAPVSPALGELNLGGDEGLSISGEGPPPSFTDQSESVEVRHHGVDLAGVRAVRDRLASALAAARA; this comes from the coding sequence ATGAGCGACGACGACCGTCCGATCCCGACGACCGCGACCAAGCCCCCGTCAGGTAAAAGCTTGGCAACCAAGTCCTCGGCCGCCTTCCGCACCATCGGCGAAGTCGCCGAGGAGCTGGGCGTTGCGCAGCATGTCCTGCGCTTCTGGGAGACGCGGTTTCCGCAGGTCCAGCCGCTCAAGCGCGGCGGTAACCGGCGCTATTATCGCCCGACCGACGTCGAGCTGCTCCGCGATATCCACCGCAAGCTCCACGCCGAAGGCTACACGATCAAGGGCGTGCAGAAGCTGCTCAGCGAGCGCGGCGGCAAGGGTGCGCCGGTGTCGCCTGCACTGGGCGAGCTGAACCTCGGCGGGGACGAAGGCTTGAGCATCTCCGGCGAAGGTCCGCCGCCTTCGTTCACCGACCAGTCCGAGTCCGTCGAAGTCCGGCATCACGGCGTCGATCTCGCCGGCGTCCGCGCCGTTCGCGACCGGCTGGCATCCGCACTCGCCGCCGCGCGCGCCTGA
- a CDS encoding ribonucleoside-diphosphate reductase subunit alpha produces the protein MDFSAGTITADAGASENERPDVKAAKRDSTTVMAWRFPVEVDRSRDALLTDFGRETLKDRYLLPGESYQDLFARVAAAYADDAPHAQRLYDYMSKLWFMPSTPVLSNGGTGRGLPISCYLNSVGDSLEQIVGTWNENVWLAARGGGIGTYWGHVRGIGEPVGLNGKTSGIIPFVRVMDSLTLAISQGSLRRGSAAVYLDINHPEIEEFLEIRKPSGDFNRKALNLHHGVLVTDKFMEAVRAGDEWHLTSPKTGERRATVDARGLFTKLVETRLATGEPYIVFVDHVNNAMPKHQRDVGLKVSTSNLCSEITLPTGIDQYGKERTAVCCLSSLNLEMWDDWQGDKVFIEDVMRFLDNVLSDYIERAEPEMARASYAAMRERSVGLGVMGLHSFYQARGIAFEGAMAKSWNLKIFRHVRERVDEASMQLAVERGPCPDAADMGVMERFSCKMAIAPTASISIITGGTSACIEPIPANIYTHKTLSGSFSIRNPFLEKLLGTKSKNSDAVWNSILEQGGSVQHLDFLSADEKAVYRTAFEIDQRWLLELAGDRTPYIDQAQSLNLFLPADIEKWDLLMLHFRAWELGIKSLYYLRSKSIQRAGFAGGVEADNTPDLRQLELAPNDYDECLACQ, from the coding sequence ATGGACTTCAGCGCGGGAACGATCACCGCCGACGCAGGCGCCAGCGAGAACGAGCGGCCCGACGTGAAGGCGGCAAAGCGCGACTCGACGACGGTGATGGCGTGGCGCTTCCCGGTCGAGGTCGACCGCAGCCGCGACGCGTTGCTCACCGACTTCGGCCGCGAGACGCTGAAGGACCGCTACCTGCTGCCCGGCGAATCCTACCAGGACCTGTTCGCGCGAGTCGCGGCCGCCTACGCCGACGATGCACCGCACGCCCAGCGCCTCTACGACTATATGTCCAAGCTGTGGTTCATGCCGTCGACGCCGGTGCTGTCGAACGGCGGCACCGGGCGCGGCCTGCCGATCTCGTGCTATCTGAACTCGGTCGGCGACAGCCTCGAGCAGATCGTCGGCACCTGGAACGAGAACGTCTGGCTGGCGGCGCGCGGCGGCGGCATCGGCACCTATTGGGGCCATGTCCGCGGCATCGGCGAGCCGGTCGGCCTCAACGGCAAGACCAGCGGCATCATCCCGTTCGTACGGGTCATGGACTCGCTCACCCTCGCGATCTCGCAGGGCTCGCTGCGGCGCGGCTCGGCGGCGGTCTATCTCGACATCAACCACCCCGAGATCGAGGAATTCCTCGAAATCCGTAAGCCCAGCGGCGACTTCAACCGCAAGGCGCTCAACCTGCACCACGGCGTCCTCGTCACCGACAAGTTCATGGAGGCCGTCCGCGCCGGCGACGAGTGGCATCTGACCAGCCCGAAGACCGGCGAGCGCCGCGCCACCGTCGACGCCCGCGGCCTGTTCACCAAGCTGGTCGAGACCCGGCTGGCGACCGGCGAACCGTACATCGTCTTCGTCGACCACGTGAATAACGCCATGCCCAAGCACCAGCGCGACGTCGGCCTCAAGGTCTCGACCTCGAACCTGTGCTCGGAGATCACGCTGCCGACCGGCATCGACCAGTACGGCAAGGAGCGCACCGCGGTGTGCTGCCTGTCGAGCCTCAACCTCGAGATGTGGGACGACTGGCAGGGTGACAAGGTCTTCATCGAGGACGTCATGCGCTTCCTCGACAACGTGCTCAGCGACTATATCGAGCGCGCCGAGCCCGAGATGGCGCGCGCCAGCTACGCCGCGATGCGCGAGCGCTCGGTCGGCCTCGGCGTCATGGGGCTGCACAGCTTCTACCAGGCGCGCGGGATTGCGTTCGAGGGCGCGATGGCAAAGTCGTGGAACCTCAAGATCTTCCGCCATGTTCGTGAGCGCGTGGATGAAGCCTCGATGCAGCTCGCGGTCGAGCGTGGGCCGTGCCCGGACGCCGCCGACATGGGCGTCATGGAGCGCTTCAGCTGCAAGATGGCGATCGCCCCGACCGCGTCGATCTCGATCATCACCGGCGGCACGTCGGCCTGCATCGAGCCGATCCCGGCCAACATCTACACCCACAAGACGCTGTCGGGCTCGTTCTCGATCCGCAACCCGTTCCTCGAGAAATTGCTCGGCACCAAGTCCAAGAACTCCGACGCGGTGTGGAACTCGATCCTCGAGCAGGGCGGCTCGGTCCAGCACCTCGACTTCCTCAGCGCCGACGAGAAGGCGGTGTACCGCACCGCGTTCGAGATCGACCAGCGCTGGCTGCTCGAACTGGCCGGCGACCGCACCCCGTACATCGACCAGGCGCAGTCGCTGAACCTGTTCCTGCCCGCCGACATCGAGAAGTGGGACCTGCTGATGCTTCACTTCCGGGCTTGGGAGTTGGGCATCAAGTCACTGTATTACCTGCGTTCCAAGTCGATCCAGCGCGCCGGGTTCGCCGGCGGCGTCGAGGCCGACAACACCCCCGACCTGCGCCAGCTCGAGCTCGCGCCAAACGATTATGACGAGTGCCTTGCCTGTCAGTAA
- a CDS encoding ribonucleotide-diphosphate reductase subunit beta, with product MSLLKASNSYKPFEYPWAFDFWKRQQQIHWMPEEVPLGEDCRDWAQKLSEHEKNLLTQIFRFFTQADIEVQDCYHDKYGRVFKPTEVKMMLTAFSNMETVHIAAYSHLLDTIGMPESEYSAFLNYKEMRDKHDYMSRFGVDNDGDIARTLAMFGGFTEGLQLFASFAMLMNFPRFNKMKGMGQIVTWSVRDESLHCEGIIKLFHAFCAETGVLTHKLRDDIADVCQMTVRLEDAFIDLAFEMGPVTGMTPHEIKKYVRFTADWRLKQLGMKPIYMIDEHPLPWLSPLLNGVEHANFFEARATEYSKAATKGNWNEVWDAFDKRKAAKFASAPAANEADDGAQGGLLGVAAE from the coding sequence ATGTCCCTCCTCAAAGCCTCCAACAGCTACAAGCCGTTCGAATACCCGTGGGCGTTCGACTTCTGGAAGCGCCAGCAGCAGATCCACTGGATGCCGGAGGAGGTGCCGCTCGGCGAGGATTGCCGCGACTGGGCGCAGAAGCTCAGCGAGCATGAGAAGAACCTGCTGACCCAGATCTTCCGCTTCTTTACCCAGGCCGACATCGAGGTCCAGGACTGCTACCACGACAAATACGGTCGGGTGTTCAAGCCGACCGAGGTCAAGATGATGCTGACCGCGTTCAGCAACATGGAGACGGTCCACATCGCCGCCTACAGCCACTTGCTCGACACCATCGGCATGCCCGAGAGCGAGTACAGCGCGTTCCTCAACTACAAGGAAATGCGCGACAAGCACGATTACATGAGCCGCTTCGGCGTCGACAACGACGGCGATATCGCGCGCACGCTGGCGATGTTCGGCGGCTTCACCGAGGGGCTGCAGCTGTTCGCCAGCTTCGCCATGCTGATGAATTTCCCGCGCTTCAACAAGATGAAGGGCATGGGGCAGATCGTGACCTGGTCGGTCCGCGACGAGTCGCTGCACTGCGAGGGCATCATCAAGCTGTTCCACGCCTTCTGCGCCGAGACCGGCGTGCTGACGCACAAGCTGCGGGACGATATCGCCGACGTCTGCCAGATGACGGTTCGCCTGGAAGATGCCTTCATCGACCTGGCGTTCGAGATGGGCCCGGTCACCGGCATGACCCCGCACGAGATCAAGAAGTACGTGCGCTTCACCGCCGACTGGCGCCTCAAGCAGCTCGGCATGAAGCCGATCTACATGATCGACGAGCACCCCCTGCCGTGGCTCAGCCCGCTCCTCAACGGCGTCGAGCATGCCAATTTCTTCGAGGCCCGCGCTACCGAATATTCAAAGGCCGCGACCAAGGGCAACTGGAACGAAGTCTGGGACGCCTTCGACAAGCGCAAGGCCGCGAAGTTCGCGAGCGCTCCGGCGGCGAACGAGGCGGACGACGGCGCGCAGGGCGGGTTGCTGGGCGTGGCGGCGGAGTAG
- a CDS encoding MAPEG family protein — protein MIITLTTAGLCGLILLVLSVRVSMGRTASKVSLGDGGDPHLLARIRAQANFVEYVPFILILMGMIEANIAATSVGVDHGPNVTLGVLGIGLVLCRIAHAWGMARPAPNPGRMVGTSGTFLILIVTSVWALIISAHLHHLF, from the coding sequence ATGATCATCACACTGACGACCGCGGGCCTGTGCGGCCTGATCCTGCTGGTACTCAGCGTCCGCGTCTCGATGGGCCGCACCGCGTCCAAGGTCTCGCTCGGCGACGGCGGCGATCCGCACCTGCTTGCCCGCATCCGCGCCCAGGCCAACTTCGTCGAGTACGTGCCCTTCATCCTGATCCTGATGGGGATGATCGAGGCCAACATCGCCGCGACCAGCGTCGGCGTCGACCACGGGCCCAACGTCACGCTCGGCGTGCTCGGCATTGGGCTGGTGCTGTGCCGCATCGCCCACGCCTGGGGCATGGCGCGCCCGGCCCCGAACCCCGGCCGCATGGTCGGCACCTCGGGCACCTTCCTGATCCTGATCGTCACCAGCGTCTGGGCGCTGATCATCTCGGCGCACCTGCACCATCTGTTCTGA
- a CDS encoding ketoacyl-ACP synthase III yields MRRACIVGTGGYLPETILSNADLAARVDTTDAWIVERTGIKQRHIAAEGEFTSDLATVAAKRALEAAGLTPDDVDLIIVATATPDQTFPACATVVQHKLGMRHGVAFDVGAVCSGFLYALSVADAMVVTGAANTALVIGAETFSRILDWEDRGTCVLFGDGAGAVVLRAEIGTGTSDDRGILATRLHSDGKYNDLLYVDGGPGSTGTVGKLRMKGREVFRHAVTNLAAVMTETLAAAGLDADDVSWVVPHQANLRILEGTARKLGLGIDRVVVTVDRHANTSAASVPLALDVAVRDGRIKPRDLLLLEAMGGGFTWGAAAVRF; encoded by the coding sequence ATGAGGCGTGCATGCATCGTCGGCACCGGCGGTTACCTGCCCGAGACGATCCTGTCGAACGCCGACCTTGCGGCGCGCGTCGACACCACCGACGCTTGGATCGTCGAACGCACCGGCATCAAGCAGCGCCACATCGCCGCCGAGGGTGAGTTCACCTCCGACCTGGCGACCGTCGCTGCGAAGCGCGCGCTGGAGGCGGCCGGGCTGACCCCCGACGACGTCGACCTGATCATCGTCGCGACCGCGACCCCCGACCAGACCTTCCCGGCCTGCGCCACCGTCGTCCAGCACAAGCTCGGCATGCGCCACGGCGTGGCGTTCGACGTCGGCGCGGTGTGTTCGGGCTTCCTGTATGCGCTCAGCGTCGCCGATGCGATGGTCGTCACCGGGGCCGCCAACACCGCGCTGGTGATCGGTGCTGAGACCTTCAGCCGCATCCTCGACTGGGAGGACCGCGGTACCTGCGTGCTGTTCGGCGACGGCGCGGGAGCCGTCGTGCTCCGCGCCGAGATCGGCACCGGTACGTCCGACGATCGCGGCATCCTCGCGACACGGCTACATTCGGATGGCAAGTACAACGACTTGCTGTACGTCGACGGCGGGCCGGGGTCGACGGGCACCGTCGGCAAGCTGCGCATGAAGGGCCGCGAGGTCTTCCGCCACGCCGTCACCAACCTGGCCGCGGTGATGACCGAGACGCTGGCGGCCGCGGGACTCGACGCCGACGACGTCTCGTGGGTGGTGCCGCACCAGGCCAACCTGCGCATCCTCGAGGGCACCGCCAGGAAGCTCGGGCTCGGTATCGATCGGGTCGTCGTGACTGTCGACCGGCACGCCAATACGTCCGCTGCATCGGTGCCCTTGGCTCTTGACGTTGCCGTGCGCGACGGGCGTATCAAGCCACGAGATTTGTTGCTATTAGAGGCGATGGGCGGCGGCTTCACGTGGGGCGCGGCGGCTGTCCGGTTTTAG
- a CDS encoding DUF4935 domain-containing protein: protein MAVAKEVGAVIPATLHLFIDTNIFIRLFGFTDDSLTEAEKFAALISAGKIVLYVTEQLVWEYLRNSDNQIHSSLEDLEKVKYISQTPRLLSITAKRQNSSLLLKFAKRSGANC, encoded by the coding sequence GTGGCAGTAGCAAAAGAGGTGGGAGCAGTCATTCCCGCGACACTTCACCTGTTTATCGACACGAACATATTTATTAGACTGTTCGGATTCACCGATGACAGCTTAACAGAAGCGGAGAAATTTGCTGCTTTGATCTCGGCCGGGAAGATTGTCTTATACGTCACGGAACAACTGGTGTGGGAATACCTGAGGAACAGTGACAATCAAATTCACTCTTCATTGGAAGATTTGGAAAAAGTAAAATACATATCGCAGACTCCACGTTTATTGAGCATTACAGCGAAACGGCAGAACTCGTCGCTGCTCTTAAAGTTTGCGAAAAGGTCAGGAGCGAACTGCTAG
- the rpmF gene encoding 50S ribosomal protein L32 — MAVPKRKTSPSRRNMRRSHHALSATPYQDCPNCGELKEPHNLCNSCGHYNGRMIVEVGA, encoded by the coding sequence ATGGCCGTTCCGAAACGCAAGACCTCGCCTTCGCGCCGCAATATGCGCCGCAGCCACCACGCGCTCAGCGCGACGCCGTACCAGGACTGCCCGAATTGCGGGGAGCTCAAGGAGCCGCACAACCTGTGCAACTCGTGCGGTCACTACAACGGTCGCATGATCGTCGAGGTCGGCGCCTGA